The stretch of DNA CGCGTAATATTAACACCGGACATTTTTCCTTGAATAGCATTGGCAACCGAGGTCTCACCAGAACGTGTCATTGCTTCTGCTTTAACACTAGATACTGCACTCCCCAATTTATCAGTTTTTACAGCAAAACCCAAGGCATTAATTACGACTTCACCTAAACTTGCAGCATCTTCTTCCAAGGTGACATTAATTGTAGTTTGATTTCCAACAGCAATTTCGACTGTTTTAAAACCTAAATAACTTATAACAAGAATAGCTCCTTCTTCTATATCTAAACTAAAGTTTCCGTCAAAATCTGTGGATGTGCCTGTGGACGTTCCTTTAACTATAACATTAACACCTGGCAATGGAACGCCATTGTTATCAGTTATTGTACCAGTCACCTGTTTTTGATTATTTTTTTTAATTGTTATATCTGGTTTTTCACTAATAGCAATTGAGTTGTTTTCTAAAACTTTAAAATTGTAATTGCTAACTGAAAAACATTTCTTCAATAATCTATTAAGCTTGATGCTTCCTTTGGTTATATGAACCTTAGGCAAGTCTTTAAATAAATCTGTTTGATAAATAAATTTATAATCTGTTTGATTGCTAATTAATTTAAAAACCTCATCAATACTTACAGTCTTATCTTGGTCTATGACAACTTTAACATTTTGAGATAAAATAGTGTTCGGTGTTAAGCTGAAAACTACGGAGCAGAAAAAGAATATTAAAGTTTTCATAACAATTTTTAGCAGTTTTGTTCTAAAAAAGAACAAAGCTTTAGTTGGTTTAATTTTCATAAATTTGCATGTGTTAATTGGTTACACTTAATTGATTAATTACGTAAAGGGGGAGGAAATGTTTGCGGTGAGATGTTAATACTTCCGACCCTCTTTTATTTTAATATGATGGTATTATTATTTATTTCATAAGCATTAATGATTTTTGTTTGTTTAATTAAATCTAATATGTCTTCTATTTTTTGTTCTCGACTTAGCTCTCCATTAAATTCTGTGCTTTCAAAAGATTTATTTTGAAAAATTACGGTAACATCATACCATCTGGAAAGTACTTTCATAATTTCCTTTAATGGCTTTTTGTAAAATATAAATTCTCCACGAACCCAGCTAATTTCATTATTAACATCAACCTCTTTGATATCTATTGTATTACTACTGGCATCAATAATAGACTGTTGATTAGGTTTTAAAAATTCTGTTTTACTATTGTTTTTAACCGAAACCTTTCCTTCAACTAATGTTGTATAAATACTATTTTCATCTTGATAAGCTTTTACATTAAATTCGGTTCCATATACTTCAATTTCTTGAACATCGGTAAGTATCTTAAATTTTGAACCTTTATGTTTTGCACTTGGAGATACATCAAAATATGCTTCGCCATATATGAGTTCTACTTGTCTTAGTTCACCATCAATAAAATTTTCTGGATATTTTAGTTGAGATTCAGAATTTAACCATACTTGTGTTCCATCGGAAAGCTTGACAAAAAATTGACCACCTCGAGGAATCGTAAGATAATTATATGCGATTTTGGAAGATTTACTTTTTTTAGCGGTGCTATAAACTATTTGCTCTCCATTGCTATCAGCATTTTTAGTTTTAAAAGATTCTCCTTTTTCTAATGCTACTACAGAACCATCACTTAGTGTTAGTGTTGCTTTATCCGTACCAGCTTCAATACTATTCACAATTACTGGGATATTTTCAACTGGACTATTAAATACATTATCTCTAAAGAAGTAAACCGAAACCAATATTCCAATAAATACAGCTGCGGCAACGTATTTTAATACACTATTAGTTTTGCGTTTTTCTTTCCCTATGCGCCTCAAAATATCTTTCTTAGCCTTTTTAATATCATACTTGCTTACAATCATATTGGCGAAAGCATTAGTCTTGATATATTCAAAAAACAATATTTCATTTTTAGGGTTGCTTATCCACAATTCTAACTGCCTAAGCTCATCAATATTTGCTTCATTAGTAAGAAACTTTGTGATTAATATTTCGGTTTTTTTATCCATTACTTTTTATAACATCTATAATTTAATAACGAAGCTAAAATTACTATACCACCACGTTTTATTAAAAAAAAATTAAATTTGTAATGATTTAAAGACATTTATATAATTGCACAAGATCTTTTTTAGTCAAAAAAAACTTATTAAACTCCTTAAAAAAGGGGATGCTAGAGCATATTCGTATATAGTAGATCTTTATTATAAAAAATTATGTGATTATGCGAGTAATCTTGCCAGAGATAATTTTAAATCGGAAGATATTGTTCAAAATGTTATTATTAGAATGTGGCAACAGCGCGAAAAGTTAAGCTCTAATGTTTCTATTAAGAACTACCTTTATAAATCGGTTTATAATGAATTTATTGATCAATACAGAAAAGAAATAGCTGTCACTAAGCTAGAAAAAAAGTACATCGAAGGTTTAGATATAGTTATTGAAATACAAGATGTAACTGAGACAAATCGGCTAATGACTCTCGTACAAAATGAAATAGAACGATTACCGCCTAAATGTAAAGAGACATTTTTAATGAGTAAACAAGAAGGTCTTACTTATGTTGAAATTGCAGAATATCAAAATGTGTCTGTTAATACGGTTGAAAAACAAATGGTTAAAGCCTTTTCAATTCTTAGAAAGAAAATGAAAGAAAAAATAGTGTCATTTATATTTTTGTTGTTTGATATAAAAAAACCTTAGTTACTGAGTAATACCAATTTGGTATAAGACATCTTAACCGTGGTTTCATTAAAAATTTTCCATTTCAATCATTTTGATTCACATAATTGGGTGTTAATTGTTTGCGAATAACTTTGTCAAAGTTTTTTCTTCTTTCAGTAGCCTCTTTTTATACTTTTATTTTCATAATCCCATGAGGGAAAACAAAAGCATTTTTGTTCATTTTATAAACTTAAATACAATATAAATGGACATTTTTTTAATTCTTGAACAGCTAGATGGTTTAGAAAAATTAATACACATAGGCCCATTATTAAACCCCGGATTAACCTGGACCCCAAGAACAGCTACTTCTTCAACTAAATATGGACTGAGAGACCGAGTAAATCATATTTTTTACAAAGGAGGCTTAAACCTATAGAATCAAAAGAAATCGATTGCCACCCTATTACGTTTCCTTCAGACCATGCGGCAGTTATTACGGTATTTGAAATGGAATAGCACTATAATACTAAACAATAACCACATAGATACTCTATTGAAATTAAATTAAAAAATGATAATAATGAAATCAATTATACGATACTACTTTTTAGACCTCTTTAAATTGTTGTTGTTTTTCTTCATACTCACTAAGCTTTATGTTTATTCTATAATGGCTTCATAAATTAAATCCAGAATATTTGTTCTTATGTCTTGCTCTCCAAGCTTATTGTTGGCCATTGTTGGATAGACCCTATTTGATAAAAAAACATATAATAGACCAGTATCTGGATCAGCCCATGTATAAGTGCCGGTAAAACCAGAATGACCAAAACTATTTGCAGTAGCGTATTTGCTACTGGCTTTGTCTTCTGGATTTAGTTGAGGTTTGTCGAAACCAAGCCCTCTTCTTATACTATCTTTTTCGTAATATCTGTAGTTAAATTTATGTATGGTTTTTGGTTCAAAATATCTTTTTCCACCATAATAACCGGCTTGCAAATACATTTGCATCATTTTAGCGATATCATTTGAATTGGCAAAAAGTCCTGCATTACCACTTACACCATTCATCATAGCGGCTCCCATATCATGAACATGACCTTGAAGTGTTTGATTTCTATAATAATCATCTATTTCTGAAGGCACAATTTCAGATTTACTAAACTTTTTTAGCGGATTGTAAGTTAGAGATGTTGCTCCTAAAGGTTTATAGAAGTTCTCGTTATTTAGATAATCCATTTCCTTATGGTAAGTATCTTTTATATACTTCTTAAATAAGTAAAAAATTAAACCGCTGTATTTATAGCCGGCTTCAGATCGCTGAGGTGCTTCAGCTATTTTTTTATAGATAGAATCTGTGTACGAATTAATTAAATATAAATCTTCAGCAACTTTTATTGAAGAATCCTTGCTTTTAACTTTGCTATAATACTTATTAAAAGGGGTTTTGGTAATAGTATCAATAGTTTCCAGATAATAAGGAATCCAGGGTTTTATTTTACCAGTGTGTGACAGTGCTTGTTTGATAGTAATAGTATCTTTGTTTGTTCCTTTTAAATAGGGTAATAGATCACCAAGCCTGGTATTTAAATTAAAGAGCCCCATTTCTTCACTTTTCATGATTAATGGAAGGCCTCCTAATATTTTGGTGACAGAAGCTAAATCGTAAAGATCTGTTACTTTTACTTTTTGCTTTTTATTGTAGGTGTGGTAGCCAAAACTTTTATGATAGATTACTTTTCCGTAACGGGCCACTAAAACCTGACCTCCAGGGGCCATCGTTGAATCTACAACCATTTTTGTAACAGCATCTATTTTAGTAAGCAATTTACTATCCATATCAACAGCTTCTGGAATGGAATAAGAAAGTCTCAATAAATTGGACGTCGTTATACCTGTGCCTTCCGGAAATATATTTTTAATTGAAACAGGGAGTTTTCCCTTGGTTTCCAATGCTCCAAAAATCATTTGTGCTGAAATTTCCTGTGATACTTTACTATTTTGATAGGATACTAAAACTGCATCAATTGTACTAAAATCATTAATGTCTAAAAGTGTATAGGGGCTTGCAAAAACATCTAATATGACTTTATGACCCTTAGAGATTTCTTGTAACCAAACTAACTCTTCCTCAGACATTTTAAAACGTTTCCAAGGCGTCTTGTTTGATTTATGATAACCTATTATTACAGTATTATAAGGTTTTAATTTTTGAAGTAAACCAGTTAAGTTTTTATCAGAAATAATATCAACTTGTGCGTATTTTTTCAGTGTATTCATGAAGCTTAAATGGTCGGAATCCCCTAATTTAACATAGGCTATTTTGGCTTTGGCTAAATCACGAATAGGAAGTGTTACATTATCATTTTTCACAAGTGTTATGGCTTCTTTCATTAAGGATCTATATAATAACTTGTCTTTGGAAGTTATTATATCAGATCGAATCTCTGTCTCTTTTATAGGTTTAAAATTATTTAATCCCACCAAATACTTTGCTTTTAATATTTTTTGTACAGATTGATTTAAACGTGCTTCACTAATCAAGTTATTTTTAAGGGCATTTTTTATTTTTTTAACAGCTTCCTTTACATCCTCAGGAATAAGCAACATGTCATTTCCAGCAAGAAAAGCAGCTAAATCGATATCGCCTGGTTTAGCATAATTAGCGGCCCCTTTCATGTTTAAAGCATCTGTAAAAATTAAACCGTTAAAATTCATTTTCTCTTTTAAAAGTTCGGTGACTACTTTATATGAAATTGATGTTGGAACGCCTTTTTTAGGTTCTAAGGATGGCACATTTAAATGAGCAATCATAACACTTGCTAAATCTGAATCAAATAATTGTCTATAAGGGTATAATTCAATGGAATCTAACCGTTTTAAATTAAAATCTAGAAAAGGAAGTGTTTTATGAGAATCTGTTGAAGTATCTCCATGTCCGGGAAAATGTTTGGCATTGGCTAAAACGCCCATACTTTGCATGCCTTTAGTAAAAGCAATGGCTTTTTTAGCGACATTGTATTTATTTTCTCCAAAAGATCTATTTCCTATAATTGGGTTTTTAGGATTGGTATTAATATCAACAACCGGAGCAAAATTGATATGAATCCCAATACGTTTACAGTGTTCTCCAAGTTGTTTCCCAAATTGTTCAATCAATACACCCTTTTGAACAGCACCTAAAGTCATATTCCAAGGATAGCGAAACGCATTTTTTAATCTCATATCTAAGCCCCACTCTCCATCGAACCCAATAAGTAAGGGGGTTTTAGACTTTAATTGATATATGTTTGTTAATTGTACTTGTTTTTCAGGCGTTCCCTGCATAAAAATTAAACCGCCAATATGATGTTTTTTTATCATCTTTTTAATGAAATTCGTATGCTTTTTATCTTTATTTGAGTAAGCTTGAATCATAAAAAGCTGACCAATCTTTTGATCAAGGGTTAGGTTTTTCATGATGCTATTTACCCATTCTTTTTGATTTTCTATATCATGGGTCAGCAGGGGGTCTTCTTGTTGTGCATAGTTTGTAATGTACGCTAAAAAAATACTAGCAATAATTAGCTTTTTCATCTGTCTGTATTTATTGATCTTATGTAGCCCTCCATATAATCTTTTCTTTATGTGACTTAATTTTAATAAAGGGTTTTTATTTAATTTCACTCCTGTTCCATTTGTCTCTGGAAGCAGAGTGTTGACATTATAACTGAACTTGATCTAAGTTCAGAAACTTTAGACCAATATCGTGAAAAACATATTAATTTATTTAAAACAGATGTCCTGTTTAAATTTTTAGAGCAGAAAAATTAGACCATATTTTGCCAAATTCATTGAATGATGACCGTGTTCAATCTTTCTTTTAAGTTTGTGAATATAACGACTTTCCAACAATCTACTGTAGAGTCCTAAACATAAAAAATAGAGAAACAAATAGCACAAACTAAAAAATGAGGTAATTAATAGGTTTTTGGATAAAAAAAGCTACTTTAATCATTCAAAAAAATAACCGTTGATACTAAAAATAATCTTTAATTATATTTTGAAATTTAGTGTTTTACATATAGGCATTATTTTAATTGTATTCATTGGCTGTAATAATAAAAAACACCTTTTAAAAGAAGCGACCTTAATTAATGGAAACGACAGCAATTTTCATGATACCATAAATCAAAAACAGGTAAGGGAAGACTCAAACATAAAATACGCTGTTAAACAATTAGATAATACCAATGGGCTTTCAAATAGTTCTGTGAATTCAATTTTTCAAGATTCTGAGAATTTATTATGGATTGGTACATGGGATGGGTTAAATAGATATGACGGTAGCAATTTTAAAATTTTTAGACCAGAACTTAATGCTGAAAAAAGTTTAAGCAATCAGGTAATCCTTAAAATTGATGAAGATGAAACCGGAAAAATATGGGTGCTAACCATGAACGGAATAAATAGTTATGATAAAAAGAATAATATATTTAAAAGTTATCATTTTCCTAACAAAAGTAAATTTACCTTTTCTGAAACAGAATATAATATAGCATTAGACCATTCTAAAAAGGTTTTTTGTGCTGTAAAAGATTGGGGAATAGGTTTTTTTAACGGATCAGAGTTTCAAAAAATTGAGATAAAAGATTTACCAATAAACGCTGTTAAAAAAATGGAATTTGCTCCATCTGGAGAGCTCCTTGTTTTGCTAAATAATAATGACCTCTTTTCTTTGAAATTTGGTATGGAAGTCACTGGCAAAAAACAGCTGATAAAAACAGAAAAAATATCTGGTAATATTCGTTCATTCGGAATATTAAAAGGTAAAAAGGTGGCACTCATTTCACTTTTAGGGAATATGGTGTTACACTCGCTAGAAGATCAAAAGAAAGACGTTATACTCAATGAAAAGAAGGCACATAAAATTATTGGATACGTACCAGAGGGGTTAGTTATGTCAAATAATAATGAATCCTTTATTGTAAATAGTTCGGGCAAAATAATGCAACCTGAGTGGTTAACTAATTTGGAAAACCAGGAAATTAGAACTTTAATTAAAGGAAAAGAGCATATTATTTGGATAGGAACAGATGGTGATGGCCTTTTAAAAATGCACCCACTTAAAAAATCATTTAATACGGTTTCTAAAACACAGGTTCCAAAATTGGATAAAAGTATTGTTAGAGCTTTTTTAGAAGTTGAAGAAAATGCTTTTTTTATAGGAACAAAAGGGAGTGGGTTGTTTCGTTTTCCCTCAAAGTTTTATGAAAACCCTAATAAACCATTTGAATACGAGAATTTTTATGAAAATAATAGCTCCATTAATAATTCTGTTTATGCGCTGTGTAAAGGACAAGACGATCTTGTTTTTATTGGTACAGATGGCGATGGGATTAGTGTTTTTGATTTAAAAGCATCAAAAATTATAAGTTGGTCAGAAATTTTAGGCCATGAGTTATGCAGTGCCTTTCAATCAACATATACTATTTATCAGGATCAAGATGGGTTTATTTGGCTCGGAACAAATGGCTACGGAATGATACGTTTTAAAATAGAACGAATAAAAGATAAATTAAAAGTAAGTCATTTTAAAATGTACTTGGCGGGAAGTGAAGAAGAACAAGCATTAAGCAGTAATATTATTTTTTCGATTGTCCCAAAGAATGACCATGAACTTTGGATTGGAACGAGATTGGGTGGTTTAAACCTCTTTAATAAGGAAACAGAGCTGTTTGAATCTTTTAAAAACGAAAAAAACAACCCATTAAGTCTATCGAACAATGATATACTTTGCCTTCATACAGATGTGAATAAAAGGTTATGGATAGGTACAAGTTTTGGGTTGAATTTATTGGAAAATATAGCATACGAAGAAACGCCCGAGTTTAAAAGTTTTACAGTTAAGGATGGACTACCAAACAACACGATTCATGGCATTGTTTCAGATAAAGATTCTAATCTTTCAATAAGTACAAATTTTGGTCTGTCCAATTTTATAATTAATGAATCTAAATTTATTAATTACACAAAAAACGAAGGACTACAAAACAACGAATTTGCAGATGGTGCTTTTTATCAAAGTATTAATTCGGATTATATTTTTATGGGGGGAATAAAAGGGTTTAATTATTTTTTACCTTCAAAAATCGAAGAATCGATGCTTGTTCCTAATATTCTTATTGATAAAATAAGCGGTCAAAATGAAGAAGTACCGTACTATCAAGGATTGGTGGTCTCTCCAGATTCTTATACATTCCCTTCTATTGTTTTAAATCACAATCAAAACTTTTTTGATATTGAATTGTCTGCTTTGACTTATATAAATACGGACAAATGCCAATATGCCTATAAGTTGGATAGTTTTGATAAGGATTGGAATATGATAAATAATCGTAGAAATATTTCTTTCACTAATGTTCCAAAAGGGACCTACTCCTTATGGATAAAATGGTCAAATAGTGATGGTGTTTGGGGAAAACCAGTTCGAGCCATAGATATTAAAATTAAACCTGTTTACTGGCAATCGAATATAGCTTTCGTTATTTATTTAGGATTACTTTCTCTATTTGTGCTATTTATACAGAGCTATTATAAAAAACGTCAATCGTTAAAGCAAAATATTGTTTTTCAAAAAAGAGAAAAAGAGATTCATCAAAATAGGCTTAATTTCTTTACTAACATTGCCCATGAATTTCAAACACCTTTAACCTTAATACTAGGGCCTGTTCAAAAGCTTTCAGAATCTTCAAACTTAGTTGAAAAAAATCAGAAGTTTATAAAGATGATTCAAAGAAACTCTTCAAGATTACTCTTTTTAACACAACAGCTTCTTGAATTTAGAAAAGCAGAGTATGGCCATTTAGATGTGACGATAAAACAATTTGATATTGTTAGCTTAATTGAACAAATTGCTGAGTTATTTGATGAATGGGCATTACAGAAAAACATTGAATATAAACTTGAAATACCTTCAAAATTAACGGGATGGTTTGATAAAGATAAAGTTGAAAAAATAATATTCAATCTTTTATCAAATGCTTTTAAATACACCCCAAAAAATGGAAAAATTAATTTAAAATTTTTCATTCAAGAAGAAAATCCAAAAACACTACATATAAGGGTTATAAATACTGGCGAAGGCATCCCCAAAGAAAAGTTAAATTCTATCTTTGATAGGTTTTACTTGTCGGATAACTGGAAAGAACATGGTAATAATATGTTTAGAACAGGTATTGGTTTAGCATATATAAAAAGATTAGTGACTCTATTAAAGGGCGAAATCTTAGTTTCAAGTGAAGAAAATAAGTCTACTAAGTTTACAGTATTACTTCCTTGCCATAAAGAAAATTTTAATGATATAAAATTAGATGAAGAAGAAAGTCAAGTTTTAATTTCGGATTATCTTCAGAATATACTTGAGCAAACATCTACCGATTCAATAGAAGTTCCCAATAAGATTTCCTCAATTGAAAGTTTTTTAAATAAGAAAAAGGTTGTTTTAATTGTAGAAGATGAAAAAGAGATTCATGGTTTTTTAAACGAGTTGCTAAAAGAAGAATATAAAATTCTTACGGCCTATAATGGATTAGAAGCTCTAAAAATTCTAGAAAAAGAAGATCCAGACATTATTATAAGTGATGTTATGATGCCAAAAATGGATGGCATAGAGCTTTGTTCAAAAATAAAGAATGATATTAAAACCTGCCATATTCCTTTTATTATGCTTACAGCAAAAAACAATGTTTTACATCGTATTGAAGGCATAGAAAGCGGGGCTAATTCATATATACCTAAACCATTTCACCCAGGTCACTTATTAATAAGAATAAAAAAGCTTATTGAAGCTAAAGAACAGATATTAGAACACTTTTCGCAAGATAACTTTGCAGAAAACATTACTGATCTTCCTGTAAACGATAACGAAAAAGATTTTTTACTAAAAGTTATTGGGTTAATAAGGAATAATATTGAAAATGAAAATTTGCAAAACTCATATATTGAAGAGCATTTAGGCATGAGTAGTTCTCAATTATACCGAAAAATTAAGCAAACATCCGGGTTTTCTCCTGGAGATTTAATCCGGACGATTCGATTAAAACATGCTGCTGAACTTCTTAGAAAAAGTACGCTTACTGTATCTGAAGTTTGCTACCAATCAGGATTTAATAATCGATCTTACTTTTATCGAGAATTTAAAAAAATGTACAATAGTACGCCCAAAGATTACCAACTTCAAAATAAGCCTCTTAATAATCTTTAATTAAAACATTAATAATCAGTGTATTGCATTTAAGTGTACATTTTTGATTAAATAGTGCACACTAATTAGCCTGTTGTCAGTTTACTTTTATTAACTGATTCTTCGATCATTTTTTATTAAAACATTAACAGCTAAACTAATTATTATCATGAAAAAAATTACTCAAATTATTAACCAATTTAATTCTTTTTTATTATGAGAAAGCACATTATTTATTACTGTTTTTTAATAAGTACCTTATTATTAGGAAGTGCTTTAAATGCACAAACCATTACAGGAACTGTTTCTGATAATAATGGCGCTATACCAGGTGTAAATATTATTATTAAAGGAACACTTATAGGAACAACAACCGATTTTGATGGAAACTATAATATAGAGATAACAAACTCTAATGCTATTTTAGTTTTTAGTATGATGGGCTATACGACTCAAGAAATTTCTGTTAATGGACAAAGCCAGATTAATGTTTTATTGTCTGAAGATTTGCAAGCATTGGATGAGATCGTTCTTGTTGGGTATTCTCTAAGAAAAAAATCTACTTTAACTGGAGCGGTTTCTGTTGTTAATGTAGAAGGATTAAATAAAGCCAGAACACAAAACGTAGCACAAGCTTTACAGGGGCAGGTTGCGGGTGTACAAATAGCGTCAAGCAGTGGAGCTCCTGGCGGTGCTATTCAAGTCCGAATTAGAGGCGTAGGTACTATTGGTAATAATAATCCTTTATATGTTGTAGATGGCGTGCCATCAAGAGATATTTCTTTTTTAAACCAAGCAGATATTAAGACAATGACCGTCTTAAAAGATGCTGCGGCAGCTGCCATTTACGGGGCAAGAGGTTCTGCTGGCGTCGTT from Flavivirga spongiicola encodes:
- a CDS encoding glycoside hydrolase family 3 N-terminal domain-containing protein, which gives rise to MKKLIIASIFLAYITNYAQQEDPLLTHDIENQKEWVNSIMKNLTLDQKIGQLFMIQAYSNKDKKHTNFIKKMIKKHHIGGLIFMQGTPEKQVQLTNIYQLKSKTPLLIGFDGEWGLDMRLKNAFRYPWNMTLGAVQKGVLIEQFGKQLGEHCKRIGIHINFAPVVDINTNPKNPIIGNRSFGENKYNVAKKAIAFTKGMQSMGVLANAKHFPGHGDTSTDSHKTLPFLDFNLKRLDSIELYPYRQLFDSDLASVMIAHLNVPSLEPKKGVPTSISYKVVTELLKEKMNFNGLIFTDALNMKGAANYAKPGDIDLAAFLAGNDMLLIPEDVKEAVKKIKNALKNNLISEARLNQSVQKILKAKYLVGLNNFKPIKETEIRSDIITSKDKLLYRSLMKEAITLVKNDNVTLPIRDLAKAKIAYVKLGDSDHLSFMNTLKKYAQVDIISDKNLTGLLQKLKPYNTVIIGYHKSNKTPWKRFKMSEEELVWLQEISKGHKVILDVFASPYTLLDINDFSTIDAVLVSYQNSKVSQEISAQMIFGALETKGKLPVSIKNIFPEGTGITTSNLLRLSYSIPEAVDMDSKLLTKIDAVTKMVVDSTMAPGGQVLVARYGKVIYHKSFGYHTYNKKQKVKVTDLYDLASVTKILGGLPLIMKSEEMGLFNLNTRLGDLLPYLKGTNKDTITIKQALSHTGKIKPWIPYYLETIDTITKTPFNKYYSKVKSKDSSIKVAEDLYLINSYTDSIYKKIAEAPQRSEAGYKYSGLIFYLFKKYIKDTYHKEMDYLNNENFYKPLGATSLTYNPLKKFSKSEIVPSEIDDYYRNQTLQGHVHDMGAAMMNGVSGNAGLFANSNDIAKMMQMYLQAGYYGGKRYFEPKTIHKFNYRYYEKDSIRRGLGFDKPQLNPEDKASSKYATANSFGHSGFTGTYTWADPDTGLLYVFLSNRVYPTMANNKLGEQDIRTNILDLIYEAIIE
- a CDS encoding FecR family protein; amino-acid sequence: MDKKTEILITKFLTNEANIDELRQLELWISNPKNEILFFEYIKTNAFANMIVSKYDIKKAKKDILRRIGKEKRKTNSVLKYVAAAVFIGILVSVYFFRDNVFNSPVENIPVIVNSIEAGTDKATLTLSDGSVVALEKGESFKTKNADSNGEQIVYSTAKKSKSSKIAYNYLTIPRGGQFFVKLSDGTQVWLNSESQLKYPENFIDGELRQVELIYGEAYFDVSPSAKHKGSKFKILTDVQEIEVYGTEFNVKAYQDENSIYTTLVEGKVSVKNNSKTEFLKPNQQSIIDASSNTIDIKEVDVNNEISWVRGEFIFYKKPLKEIMKVLSRWYDVTVIFQNKSFESTEFNGELSREQKIEDILDLIKQTKIINAYEINNNTIILK
- a CDS encoding RNA polymerase sigma factor; the encoded protein is MHKIFFSQKKLIKLLKKGDARAYSYIVDLYYKKLCDYASNLARDNFKSEDIVQNVIIRMWQQREKLSSNVSIKNYLYKSVYNEFIDQYRKEIAVTKLEKKYIEGLDIVIEIQDVTETNRLMTLVQNEIERLPPKCKETFLMSKQEGLTYVEIAEYQNVSVNTVEKQMVKAFSILRKKMKEKIVSFIFLLFDIKKP
- a CDS encoding hybrid sensor histidine kinase/response regulator transcription factor → MILKIIFNYILKFSVLHIGIILIVFIGCNNKKHLLKEATLINGNDSNFHDTINQKQVREDSNIKYAVKQLDNTNGLSNSSVNSIFQDSENLLWIGTWDGLNRYDGSNFKIFRPELNAEKSLSNQVILKIDEDETGKIWVLTMNGINSYDKKNNIFKSYHFPNKSKFTFSETEYNIALDHSKKVFCAVKDWGIGFFNGSEFQKIEIKDLPINAVKKMEFAPSGELLVLLNNNDLFSLKFGMEVTGKKQLIKTEKISGNIRSFGILKGKKVALISLLGNMVLHSLEDQKKDVILNEKKAHKIIGYVPEGLVMSNNNESFIVNSSGKIMQPEWLTNLENQEIRTLIKGKEHIIWIGTDGDGLLKMHPLKKSFNTVSKTQVPKLDKSIVRAFLEVEENAFFIGTKGSGLFRFPSKFYENPNKPFEYENFYENNSSINNSVYALCKGQDDLVFIGTDGDGISVFDLKASKIISWSEILGHELCSAFQSTYTIYQDQDGFIWLGTNGYGMIRFKIERIKDKLKVSHFKMYLAGSEEEQALSSNIIFSIVPKNDHELWIGTRLGGLNLFNKETELFESFKNEKNNPLSLSNNDILCLHTDVNKRLWIGTSFGLNLLENIAYEETPEFKSFTVKDGLPNNTIHGIVSDKDSNLSISTNFGLSNFIINESKFINYTKNEGLQNNEFADGAFYQSINSDYIFMGGIKGFNYFLPSKIEESMLVPNILIDKISGQNEEVPYYQGLVVSPDSYTFPSIVLNHNQNFFDIELSALTYINTDKCQYAYKLDSFDKDWNMINNRRNISFTNVPKGTYSLWIKWSNSDGVWGKPVRAIDIKIKPVYWQSNIAFVIYLGLLSLFVLFIQSYYKKRQSLKQNIVFQKREKEIHQNRLNFFTNIAHEFQTPLTLILGPVQKLSESSNLVEKNQKFIKMIQRNSSRLLFLTQQLLEFRKAEYGHLDVTIKQFDIVSLIEQIAELFDEWALQKNIEYKLEIPSKLTGWFDKDKVEKIIFNLLSNAFKYTPKNGKINLKFFIQEENPKTLHIRVINTGEGIPKEKLNSIFDRFYLSDNWKEHGNNMFRTGIGLAYIKRLVTLLKGEILVSSEENKSTKFTVLLPCHKENFNDIKLDEEESQVLISDYLQNILEQTSTDSIEVPNKISSIESFLNKKKVVLIVEDEKEIHGFLNELLKEEYKILTAYNGLEALKILEKEDPDIIISDVMMPKMDGIELCSKIKNDIKTCHIPFIMLTAKNNVLHRIEGIESGANSYIPKPFHPGHLLIRIKKLIEAKEQILEHFSQDNFAENITDLPVNDNEKDFLLKVIGLIRNNIENENLQNSYIEEHLGMSSSQLYRKIKQTSGFSPGDLIRTIRLKHAAELLRKSTLTVSEVCYQSGFNNRSYFYREFKKMYNSTPKDYQLQNKPLNNL